One region of Acidimicrobiia bacterium genomic DNA includes:
- a CDS encoding OB-fold domain-containing protein, which yields MSAPRGVLPPDVVWLAPNVFTEPFWLATAEHRLTLPRCTSCGTYRFPPSAFCFHCRAQAVEWVEHDGTGTLYSFTIIRHAVIPDVADALPLIAGVVELPGTGGVRLVASIVDTDLDAVAIGKPAELVWYDVREGTTIPCFRLV from the coding sequence CGCGCCGCGCGGCGTGCTGCCGCCCGATGTCGTGTGGCTCGCGCCGAACGTGTTCACCGAGCCGTTCTGGCTCGCGACCGCGGAGCACCGGCTCACGCTTCCCCGCTGCACGAGCTGCGGCACGTACCGCTTCCCGCCGTCGGCGTTCTGCTTCCATTGCCGCGCGCAGGCCGTCGAGTGGGTCGAGCACGACGGCACGGGCACGCTCTACTCGTTCACGATCATTCGTCATGCGGTGATCCCCGACGTCGCCGACGCGCTGCCGCTGATCGCGGGGGTCGTCGAGCTGCCGGGCACGGGTGGGGTGCGGCTGGTCGCGAGCATCGTCGACACCGACCTCGACGCGGTCGCGATCGGCAAGCCCGCGGAGCTCGTCTGGTACGACGTGCGCGAGGGCACGACGATCCCCTGCTTCCGGCTGGTATGA